In Mycobacterium sp. Aquia_213, the sequence TCGGAAATGTTCTGCAGTGCTGTATCCATGGTCATTCCGACATCTGCGCAGGACAATGTCGCTGAAGACAACAGCGGGACGGATTCGGTGTGACCGTTCACATCGGGCAATGCCCGGAATAGGGTTTCGGATATGAGCGTCGCATCGAAGACTGACGGCGACCGGCGGGGCACCGTGGCCGATCCGTACGTTGTCGAACTCGGCCAACTCCTGCTGGCGAGTGCGCCGAGATTGGGCGCGGAGATGGCGGATCTGCTCTGCCGGGACATCGACGCCTACCGCGACGGCAACGTCGTTGCGAAAGATCAAGTCGTCGAAAGTTGCATCGCGAACCTGACGTTCATTTTCGACTCGCTCAACCGTGAGGGCGATGCCGATGTGGCGCCCGCCGAGCGCACCGGAACCGAACGCGCCGTTGCCGGCGTTCCCTTGCCGGCCGTGATGACCGCTTACCGCATCGGATTCCGATTCATGTGGGAACAGACCCTTGCCACCGCCCGAGCCGCGGCAATTCCCACCGACTCCATCCTGGATGCCACGGCGCGCGTGTTCCTCGCCCAGGAAACCTTCACTCAGGCCATGAGCAACGCCTACCGTCAGCAGTTGACGGCGCAGATTCTTGAGCGCGAGGAAGAACGATCGGCACTGGTGGAAGCGCTACTGTCGCGGCGGATCACCGACGGGCAAAGCCTTTGGGAAGCAGCCGATTTGCTGCGGCTGCCGACTGCGGGGCCCTATGTGGTCGTGGCGGCGGAGTTGCCGGCGATCGGCAAGCTGGGACTCCCGGCGATCGAGAACAAGCTATCCGCCCGTGACATCCGTTCCGCGTGGCGACTGCTGCCCGACCTACAGGTCGGCATCGTCCACTTGAGCGGCGCAACGGCGGCAAGCCTGGCCACCTTGGTCGAGGTGCTCGGGCACGCGGCGACCGCCAGAGTCGGCATCAGCCCGCCCTTTCACGAGCTCGCGGAAACCAGCGACGGGTTGCGGTTCGCCCGGTTGGCAGTCACCGGGAAGGCCTCCGGTGACTCACTGATCGCCGTCTTCGACGACACTCCGCTCGCCGTCGCGGCGGTCAGTGCCCCGGAGGTCATGGCCAGGATCAGATGCCTGGTGCTGCAGCGACTCGACGAGCTGCCCGACGAGGAACGCACCGTTCTGCTCGGCACGTTCCGCGCCTGGGTGGAGGCCGGCGGTTCCGCGAACGACACCGCCGCCAAAATCTATTGCCACCCCAATACGGTGCGGCATCGGCTGCACCGTATTGAGGAGTTGACCGGCCGATCCCTTGCTCGGCCCAAGGATGTCGCCGAACTTTGCCTGGCTCTCGAGGTCGATGCGCGACTGCCCTAGGCGGCCTTCGCCCGGCTGCGCACCTGGAACGCACTGATCACGTCGACGATGCCGATGGCGATCAGCCAGCAGCCGGCGACCAGGGTCAGCACGGCGATCGAATGCAGCGGCGAGACGATCAGGACTGCGCCGCCGATCACGATGATCAATCCGGACAGCACCTGCCAGCCACGGCCGGGCATGTGGTCGAAGGACAGCGCCGCGGCGAGCAATGTCATCCCGCGGAACAGCCAGCTGATGCCGATCCAGATGGCCAAAAGCGTCACTGCCTCGAATTCTTCGCGGAAGCAGAAGAATCCCAGAATCAGCGACACGATGCCGGTGATGAACGTCAACACTCTCATCGCGGCGCCGGCGTGCGAGCCGAAAGCGGCGAACACGTAGCCGACTCCGGAAACAACGAGGTAGATGCCGAACAGGACACCTGCCACAAATAGCGTCTGCCCTGGCCAAGCCAGGACGATGACACCCAGCGCAACCGCCAGGATGCCGGTGAGGAGAAGCACCTGCCACGCACTGCGGGCAAGTGCTTGCAAAGGACCTTCGAAAACGGTGTCGTCGCGAATAGCCATCTCAATATCATTAGCCACAATTGATGAAAATAGAATGTCCGCGGCGACACAATTGCGCATCGCGCACAGGTATAACGAACAATGTGCGGCTCATGCCGCTGAGGTATGGTGCTCGGTCGCGCGGCCACGTCGCCCCGGCGCGAACCGATTTGTCGCCCGAAGACAAGGACACGTCGCAGGTTGGTCGGTTCAGCACATGAGCGCACTGCGGTGTCGTCGGTATGTTTTGCGATGAACCCGATGATTCGACCTAATCTGATCGAATCATCAAGTACCACAACATATTCCGACTGCACCGCGTTGCGGAGAAATCTTAGGTGAAACCATGTTGCTGCCCATCATCATCCTGCTGATCGTCCTGTCCCCCGTGCTCCTGCCGGCCGTCATTACCGCCGTCCATATGCTCACCGGCCCAGCGCAGACTTCCACCCAGGACCGCGTCGCGGCCAACTTCCCCCGGCGCACGGCAGCCAAGCGTCTGGTCACACCTGCCGCGGCGTGAGTTGTTGCTGGGCACAACCCCGCTATCCGGGCTGCAAAACGACGGAGCCGTACCAATGGCAGATCAGCAACGCGAGCTCGACATCGAGTCGATCGTTGTCGATCTCGCGACCACGCCGGGCAACGGCACGGCCCACGCGATACTTCACCGTGTTGAAGTGCAGGTTAAGCTCCTCGGCGGCGGTCTTGTAGCTGCAGCCGGAGCCCAGAAACACGCGCAACGTCTCCCGCAGTCGGGCATCGTTCTCCCCGTCAGCCGAGAGGTCACCGAGCACGTTGGTCACCCAGACCCGGGTATCGGCGATATCCCCGCCCAGCAATGCCGCAATGGACACCCCGGGATCGGTTGCCGCGATCACCGTGGGCTCCCGCTTCCCGACCATCGCAACACGGTAGGCACTTTCGGCCTCCCGGTGTGACTGCCGAAAACCCTCGACACCGGCGGCCATCGCCCCGATTGCCACGCTCGGAGAATCCGACCGCGTCTCGATGAACTGGCGGACCTTCGCAGGGGCATCGACCACCGCAGCACGGTACGGCAGCCAACCCCATCCGCAGGTCCGATCGGCGGCGACGAAGAGCGAGCCGGCGGCCGCACCGGCCGCCTCGCCCAGTTCGCGAAGAAGTCGTTGCAGCCCAGCAAGTTCGAGGCTTTCGGCGCTTGTCTCCGGATACCACATGACGAGCGCTAGGTGGTGCCACCGCAACGGATACCGGATCGACGTCGAGGCCTCGTCCACGTCGATGGCTTTGGTTGCCGCGAGAATTTCGCGTACCCGCAGCGCACGAAGACTGTTCTGGTTTTCCAGCCAGCGCTCGCGTTCGTCTTCGTAGGAGGCGACGACTTGTTGGGAAATCCAGTCGATGTACTCGAACAGGGTGGCGGTGATCGCCTCGATGACCGCATACCTCATCTGTTCTGAGATATCGAGTGCGCGCACTTCGTTGAAAACCAGCTCGTTCATCAACCGCTGGCCGAGCCGATAGGCGCGGACCAGCGCGTTGACGGGCACCCCGTGTTGCGCCAATCGCCGGGCGTATTCCAGTGCCGCGGTGGGCGCCTCGACCCGCTCGACAGCGATGTCATAGCGCAACGCGCGAAGAATGGTATCCACGTTTCCTTCGACGCTGGGTCCTAGCAGTTCCACGATCCGTTCATCACCGCGCAGCTCCGGGATCTGATCCTCGAGGGAGCGACGCATCACCGCCGACAGCTCTGCCAGCCGATTGTGCAATCTTTCGGCGGCCTCGGCGACGTGGCGGCTGACCTCGACGTCACTGTCGAACTGCGCTTTCACCACGCATCTGACGGTAGACCTCGTGTTGTCTTCCGGCGACAATTCCCGTTCGCAGATTCGTCGGCCGGCAACTGTTTCCCGACCCGCCCGATTTCTTACGGTGTGGCCATAGCAGAAACCCATCAGCAAAGGAGCTACTCCAATGGGGTTCACCAAGCCATATCTGCCCGACGTTGATCCGGATACCTTCCTGACGAAACCACTGATGGAACGAATGCGGATCCTCGCCGCCGATTGGGCCGAGAACGGCTTCGGCTCGCCGAAGATGATCCACACCATTTACATCGTGAAGCTGATCGTGTTCTTCGCGCTCGGCGGCATCACCGTCGCGACGGCGACGTCAGGCCTGCCCGCCTTCTGGCACGTCGCCGAATGGTGGAATCAGCCGATCGTCTATCAGAAGGTCATTCTGTGGACGGTGCTTCTCGAAACCATTGGCGTGGCCGGCTCGTGGGGTCCGTTGGCCGGCAAGGTCAAGCCGATGACCGGGGGCATCCTGTTCTGGGCGCGGCCGGGAACCATCCGGCTGCGTCCCTGGAAGTGGGTGCCGTTCACCGGCGGCGATCGGCGCACCTGGTTTGACGTCGTGGTCTATCTGGCGCTGCTGGCGAGCCTGGCCGTGCCGCTGCTGTCACCGGGCGTGCACAGCGATTCGCTCTCAAAGGCATTGCCGGACAACACATCCGGTCTGGTTAGCCCGGTCCTGCTGATCGCGCCGATCGCGCTGCTGGTGTTGATCGGCCTGCGGGACAAGACCATTTTCCTGGCCGCCCGAGGCGAGCAGTACTTGCCGGTCCTCGTCATCTTCACCGTGCTGCCGTTCGTCAACATGATCATCGCGCTGAAAATGGTCATCGTGGTGGTCTGGGTCGGCGCCGGCTTCTCGAAATTCGGCAAGCACTTCTCCAACGTCATTCCGCCGATGGTGAGCAACACGATATTCGCGCCTAAATGGGTCAAGCGGGCCCACTACCGCGAATTCCCGCGCGACGTGCGGCCCTCGCGACTGGCCGGCTTCATGGCACACGTCAACGGCACGACCGTCGAAATCCTGGCTCCGCTAGTGCTGTTCTTCTCCACCAACAAGTGGGTGACGCTGCTTGCGGTGGTCGTGATGGTCGGATTCCACCTGTTCATCATTTCGACCTTCCCACTCGCGGTGCCGCTGGAATGGAACGTCGTTTTCGCCTACACGACGATCTTCCTGTTCCTCGGGTTTCCCAACTGGAACCGATACGCCCCGTGGAACATGACGCCGGGTTGGCTAGCCCTCGTCGTCGCCGCCGCGCTGCTGTTCTACCCGGTGCTGGGCAATCTGCGGCCGGACAAGGTGTCGTTCCTGCCGTCGATGCGGCAGTACGCGGGCAACTGGGCTTCGGCGCTGTGGACGTT encodes:
- a CDS encoding PucR family transcriptional regulator, whose product is MSVASKTDGDRRGTVADPYVVELGQLLLASAPRLGAEMADLLCRDIDAYRDGNVVAKDQVVESCIANLTFIFDSLNREGDADVAPAERTGTERAVAGVPLPAVMTAYRIGFRFMWEQTLATARAAAIPTDSILDATARVFLAQETFTQAMSNAYRQQLTAQILEREEERSALVEALLSRRITDGQSLWEAADLLRLPTAGPYVVVAAELPAIGKLGLPAIENKLSARDIRSAWRLLPDLQVGIVHLSGATAASLATLVEVLGHAATARVGISPPFHELAETSDGLRFARLAVTGKASGDSLIAVFDDTPLAVAAVSAPEVMARIRCLVLQRLDELPDEERTVLLGTFRAWVEAGGSANDTAAKIYCHPNTVRHRLHRIEELTGRSLARPKDVAELCLALEVDARLP
- a CDS encoding HdeD family acid-resistance protein, with product MRNCVAADILFSSIVANDIEMAIRDDTVFEGPLQALARSAWQVLLLTGILAVALGVIVLAWPGQTLFVAGVLFGIYLVVSGVGYVFAAFGSHAGAAMRVLTFITGIVSLILGFFCFREEFEAVTLLAIWIGISWLFRGMTLLAAALSFDHMPGRGWQVLSGLIIVIGGAVLIVSPLHSIAVLTLVAGCWLIAIGIVDVISAFQVRSRAKAA
- a CDS encoding PucR family transcriptional regulator, encoding MVKAQFDSDVEVSRHVAEAAERLHNRLAELSAVMRRSLEDQIPELRGDERIVELLGPSVEGNVDTILRALRYDIAVERVEAPTAALEYARRLAQHGVPVNALVRAYRLGQRLMNELVFNEVRALDISEQMRYAVIEAITATLFEYIDWISQQVVASYEDERERWLENQNSLRALRVREILAATKAIDVDEASTSIRYPLRWHHLALVMWYPETSAESLELAGLQRLLRELGEAAGAAAGSLFVAADRTCGWGWLPYRAAVVDAPAKVRQFIETRSDSPSVAIGAMAAGVEGFRQSHREAESAYRVAMVGKREPTVIAATDPGVSIAALLGGDIADTRVWVTNVLGDLSADGENDARLRETLRVFLGSGCSYKTAAEELNLHFNTVKYRVGRAVARRGREIDNDRLDVELALLICHWYGSVVLQPG
- a CDS encoding DUF3556 domain-containing protein; this translates as MGFTKPYLPDVDPDTFLTKPLMERMRILAADWAENGFGSPKMIHTIYIVKLIVFFALGGITVATATSGLPAFWHVAEWWNQPIVYQKVILWTVLLETIGVAGSWGPLAGKVKPMTGGILFWARPGTIRLRPWKWVPFTGGDRRTWFDVVVYLALLASLAVPLLSPGVHSDSLSKALPDNTSGLVSPVLLIAPIALLVLIGLRDKTIFLAARGEQYLPVLVIFTVLPFVNMIIALKMVIVVVWVGAGFSKFGKHFSNVIPPMVSNTIFAPKWVKRAHYREFPRDVRPSRLAGFMAHVNGTTVEILAPLVLFFSTNKWVTLLAVVVMVGFHLFIISTFPLAVPLEWNVVFAYTTIFLFLGFPNWNRYAPWNMTPGWLALVVAAALLFYPVLGNLRPDKVSFLPSMRQYAGNWASALWTFAPGAEQKLNNVTRSASNQLDQFVAAGYEPQWAEITLQKTTAWRSMHSQARGLYSLLLTHLPDIDGRTVREGEFVCNSLIGFNFGDGHLHNADMIGAVQREAAFEPGECVIAWVESEAFGSGVQHYQLIDAALGVVERGTWKVADAVAEQPWLPNGPIPTNVEWSLSGTKPVVRDDQQHGHGALA